One segment of Geminicoccaceae bacterium DNA contains the following:
- the benE gene encoding benzoate/H(+) symporter BenE family transporter: protein MKHLSVSTVSAGFLSALVGTASSFTIVVQGLTSMGASPGQATSGLMAASLAMGLCAILLSLRSGLPVSIAWSTPGAAFLASLAAPQGGFATAVGAFVVTALLIILAGLWKPLGRAVAAIPTSLASAMLAGVLLPLCLAPFHAIAQYPFLGLPIFAVWLIVSRFNRLFAVPAAVATAAILIAMQFGDQLEGASLAWSGLELTRPQFSLPAITGIALPLFIITMASQNITGIAVLANFGFHPAPGPLFSWTGLFSLAAAPFGSHGVNLAAITAAICAGEESHADPARRYWAAVIAGAIYIVFGLGAGYAVAFMGIAPPVLIAAVAGLALLGAMTSSLMGAMARPEDRQAALITFLITASGLTFFGIGGAFWGLLAGGAILLLERWKT from the coding sequence TTGAAGCACCTGTCCGTCAGCACCGTGTCGGCGGGTTTCCTTTCCGCCCTTGTCGGGACGGCGTCGTCGTTCACCATCGTCGTTCAGGGACTGACATCGATGGGCGCCTCGCCGGGACAGGCGACTTCCGGCCTGATGGCGGCCTCCCTGGCCATGGGCCTGTGCGCCATCCTCCTGAGCCTGCGCAGCGGTCTGCCCGTCAGCATCGCCTGGTCGACACCGGGCGCCGCCTTCCTCGCATCGCTGGCCGCTCCCCAGGGCGGCTTCGCAACGGCCGTGGGAGCCTTTGTCGTCACGGCCCTGCTGATCATCCTGGCCGGACTGTGGAAGCCCCTGGGGCGCGCCGTGGCCGCCATTCCCACATCGCTGGCGAGCGCCATGCTGGCCGGCGTCCTCCTGCCGCTCTGCCTGGCGCCGTTTCATGCGATCGCACAATATCCTTTTCTGGGTCTGCCGATCTTCGCCGTCTGGCTGATCGTCAGCCGGTTCAACAGGCTGTTCGCCGTACCGGCGGCGGTGGCCACGGCCGCGATCCTGATTGCCATGCAGTTCGGCGACCAGCTCGAAGGAGCCAGCCTTGCCTGGTCGGGCCTCGAACTGACCCGTCCGCAGTTCTCGCTGCCCGCGATCACCGGCATCGCCCTGCCGCTCTTCATCATCACCATGGCCTCGCAGAACATCACCGGCATCGCCGTGCTGGCCAATTTCGGCTTTCATCCAGCGCCCGGACCGTTATTCAGCTGGACCGGGCTGTTCAGCCTCGCTGCCGCTCCCTTCGGCAGTCACGGGGTCAATCTGGCGGCCATCACCGCGGCCATCTGTGCCGGCGAGGAAAGCCACGCCGATCCCGCGCGCCGCTACTGGGCGGCGGTGATCGCCGGCGCCATCTACATCGTCTTCGGTCTCGGCGCGGGCTATGCCGTCGCCTTCATGGGCATCGCCCCGCCGGTGCTGATCGCTGCCGTGGCGGGCCTCGCACTCTTGGGTGCGATGACATCATCGCTGATGGGAGCGATGGCCCGCCCCGAGGACAGGCAGGCCGCACTGATCACCTTCCTGATCACCGCCTCGGGGCTGACCTTCTTCGGCATCGGCGGAGCGTTCTGGGGGCTGCTGGCCGGCGGAGCCATTCTCCTGCTTGAGCGCTGGAAAACGTAG
- a CDS encoding transketolase, whose product MDDNAILRALEKEVLWLACWTIHHANHIRPKADQLKVGGHQASSASMVSIMTALYLKVLRPEDRVAVKPHASPVFHALQYLMGQQTREKLEAFRGYGGAQSYPSRTKDIDDVDFSTGSVGLGVAITAFASMVQDYLRARPWAAGRREGRMIALVGDAELDEGNIYECLQEGWKHGLRNCWWVVDYNRQSLDGVVHEGLYQRIEAIFRAFGWDVVLVKHGALQRQAFAEPGGERLRRWIDNCPNALYSALTFQGGAAWRRRLLDEIGDQGDATALIGRRSDDQLQELMTNLGGHCLETLVDTFNAVDHDRPTVFVTYTIKGHGTPLAGHKDNHAGLMTPQQMDGFRKAMGVREGHEWDRFEATGHDEDELQAFLDRVPFFASGRRRLEAGRIPVGEAVRLDDAEISTQTGFGKILDGLARSDSILAQRIVTTSPDVTVSTNLGPWVNRRGLFSREEIADTFRIERVPSTQKWRFSPEGQHVELGIAEMNLFLFLGAAGLSHSLFGERLLPIGTLYDPFIARGLDALNYACYQDARFMVVATPSGVTLAPEGGAHQSVGTPLIGMSQDGIASFEPAFVDELGIVMNWAFDYMQRDGEGDPDERTWLRDETGGSVYLRLSTRTIEQPHRRNDEMFERSVIDGAYWLREPGPNADLVIAYQGCVAPEAIAAAGRIAEDRRDVGVLAVTSADRLNAGWHAAMRQKKRGHASARSHVERLLERLPRHTMLVTVIDGHPATLAWLGGVVGHRTAALGVEHFGQTGTIEDLYGHYGIDADAIVSAAANMVEGRPLRHLRAIE is encoded by the coding sequence ATGGACGACAATGCCATCTTGAGGGCGCTGGAAAAAGAGGTTCTCTGGCTTGCCTGCTGGACGATCCATCACGCCAATCACATCCGGCCAAAGGCTGACCAGCTCAAGGTCGGCGGTCATCAGGCCTCGTCGGCATCGATGGTTTCGATCATGACGGCACTCTACCTGAAGGTCCTGCGGCCGGAAGATCGGGTGGCGGTCAAGCCGCATGCCTCGCCGGTTTTTCATGCTCTCCAGTATCTGATGGGCCAGCAGACCCGCGAGAAACTCGAGGCATTCCGGGGATATGGCGGCGCCCAGTCATATCCAAGCCGGACGAAGGATATCGACGACGTCGATTTTTCGACGGGTTCGGTCGGTCTCGGCGTGGCGATTACCGCCTTTGCATCAATGGTTCAGGACTATCTTCGGGCGAGGCCATGGGCGGCCGGGCGTCGGGAAGGCCGGATGATCGCGCTCGTCGGCGATGCCGAACTCGACGAGGGGAATATCTACGAATGCCTGCAAGAGGGCTGGAAGCACGGGTTGCGCAATTGCTGGTGGGTCGTGGACTACAACCGCCAGTCGCTCGACGGCGTGGTGCATGAGGGACTCTACCAGCGCATCGAGGCGATCTTCCGGGCCTTTGGATGGGATGTGGTGCTGGTCAAGCATGGTGCACTACAGCGTCAGGCCTTTGCGGAGCCGGGTGGTGAGCGCCTGCGCCGGTGGATCGACAACTGTCCCAATGCCCTCTATTCGGCGCTGACCTTCCAAGGGGGAGCGGCATGGCGCAGGCGCCTGCTCGACGAGATCGGCGATCAGGGCGATGCCACGGCGCTGATCGGGCGGCGCAGCGATGACCAGCTGCAGGAACTGATGACCAATCTCGGCGGCCACTGCCTTGAGACGCTGGTCGACACCTTCAATGCGGTGGATCATGACCGGCCGACCGTCTTCGTCACCTATACCATCAAGGGGCACGGTACGCCGCTGGCCGGCCACAAGGACAATCATGCCGGACTTATGACACCGCAGCAGATGGACGGTTTCCGCAAGGCCATGGGGGTTCGGGAGGGGCATGAGTGGGACCGGTTCGAGGCGACGGGCCACGACGAAGACGAGTTGCAGGCATTTCTCGACCGTGTACCGTTCTTTGCCAGCGGCCGCCGCCGTCTGGAAGCCGGCCGCATTCCGGTGGGTGAGGCGGTACGTCTCGACGATGCCGAGATTTCGACGCAGACCGGTTTCGGCAAGATCCTCGATGGGCTGGCCAGGTCGGACAGCATTCTTGCGCAGAGGATCGTCACCACCTCGCCGGATGTGACCGTTTCCACCAATCTCGGTCCGTGGGTGAACCGGCGCGGCCTGTTCTCGCGCGAGGAAATCGCCGACACCTTCCGAATCGAGCGCGTGCCATCGACGCAGAAGTGGAGATTTTCCCCCGAAGGGCAACATGTCGAACTGGGTATCGCCGAGATGAACCTGTTCCTTTTCCTCGGCGCGGCAGGGCTCAGTCATTCGCTGTTCGGAGAACGGCTGCTGCCGATCGGCACGTTGTACGATCCCTTCATCGCCCGCGGCCTCGATGCACTGAACTATGCCTGTTATCAGGATGCCCGGTTCATGGTGGTGGCCACACCCTCGGGCGTGACGCTCGCACCGGAAGGTGGCGCACACCAGTCTGTCGGTACCCCCCTCATCGGCATGAGCCAGGATGGAATTGCCAGTTTCGAACCGGCATTCGTCGACGAACTGGGCATCGTCATGAACTGGGCGTTCGACTACATGCAGCGTGATGGCGAGGGAGACCCCGACGAACGTACCTGGCTGCGCGACGAGACCGGCGGTTCGGTCTACTTGCGGCTTTCGACACGGACGATCGAGCAGCCGCACCGACGAAACGACGAGATGTTTGAGCGCAGTGTCATCGACGGGGCCTACTGGCTGCGCGAACCGGGGCCGAATGCCGATCTCGTCATCGCCTATCAGGGCTGCGTGGCTCCCGAGGCAATCGCCGCCGCGGGACGCATCGCGGAAGACCGGCGGGATGTCGGTGTGCTGGCGGTTACATCCGCCGACCGGCTCAATGCCGGTTGGCATGCTGCAATGCGGCAGAAAAAACGCGGGCATGCCTCGGCGCGCAGCCATGTCGAGCGACTGCTGGAAAGGCTGCCAAGGCATACCATGCTGGTCACGGTCATTGATGGGCACCCGGCGACACTCGCTTGGCTGGGCGGGGTGGTGGGGCATCGCACCGCTGCGCTCGGCGTGGAACATTTCGGCCAGACCGGGACCATCGAGGACCTTTACGGTCATTACGGCATCGATGCGGATGCCATCGTTTCGGCGGCTGCCAACATGGTCGAAGGGCGGCCACTGCGGCACCTTCGCGCCATCGAGTAA
- a CDS encoding ABC transporter substrate-binding protein: MLRHSVFVAVVGASVLGLSIGTDSPVQAADDSLTVVSWGGAYTKSQIEAYHKPFTEKTGIAVNSVDYNGGLAEVRAQSEAGNVTWDMVDVELSDAVRGCDEGLFAQIDPAVLPPGDDGTPAEEDFIDGAVNDCAIGTIVWSTVYAYRTDQVGSDAPSTIADFFDLEKFPGKRGLRRSPKVNLEFALMADGVPADQVYDVLSTPEGVDRAFAKLDSIKPEVIWWEAGAQPPQLLADGEVVMTSAYNGRLYSAIVNEGQPMQIVWDGQVWDFDLWAILEDAPHKQTALDFLVFSTDTERLARQADWISYGPVRRSSMVDVKPDVLPHLPTAPENFTNALQNNFEFWADNQDELNERFNTWIAN, translated from the coding sequence ATGTTGCGTCATTCAGTCTTTGTCGCGGTCGTTGGAGCCTCGGTCCTCGGCCTTTCGATCGGAACGGACTCGCCGGTCCAGGCAGCCGACGATTCGCTGACGGTCGTTTCGTGGGGCGGAGCCTACACCAAGAGCCAGATCGAGGCCTATCACAAGCCATTCACCGAAAAGACCGGCATCGCCGTCAATTCGGTGGACTATAATGGCGGCCTGGCCGAAGTGCGGGCGCAGAGCGAGGCCGGCAACGTCACGTGGGACATGGTCGACGTCGAGCTGTCCGACGCCGTCCGCGGCTGCGACGAGGGACTGTTCGCACAGATCGACCCGGCGGTCCTGCCGCCGGGCGACGACGGCACCCCCGCCGAGGAAGACTTCATTGACGGTGCGGTCAATGACTGCGCGATCGGCACGATCGTCTGGTCGACCGTCTATGCCTATCGTACCGATCAGGTGGGAAGCGACGCTCCATCGACAATTGCTGATTTCTTCGATCTGGAGAAATTTCCCGGCAAGCGCGGACTGCGCCGGTCGCCCAAGGTCAATCTCGAATTCGCGCTGATGGCCGACGGCGTGCCAGCCGATCAGGTCTACGATGTCCTGTCGACCCCCGAGGGCGTCGACCGCGCCTTCGCCAAGCTCGACTCGATCAAGCCGGAGGTCATCTGGTGGGAAGCCGGCGCCCAGCCGCCGCAACTGCTTGCCGATGGCGAGGTCGTGATGACATCGGCCTACAACGGCCGTCTTTACTCGGCTATTGTCAATGAGGGCCAGCCGATGCAGATCGTGTGGGATGGCCAGGTCTGGGATTTCGATCTCTGGGCGATCCTTGAGGACGCTCCGCACAAGCAGACGGCTCTCGACTTCCTGGTCTTCTCCACCGACACCGAGCGCCTGGCCCGTCAGGCCGACTGGATCTCCTATGGTCCGGTCCGCAGGTCTTCAATGGTGGATGTCAAGCCCGATGTTCTGCCGCATCTGCCCACTGCACCCGAGAATTTCACCAATGCGTTGCAGAACAATTTCGAGTTCTGGGCGGACAATCAGGACGAGTTGAACGAGCGTTTCAACACCTGGATCGCCAACTGA
- a CDS encoding EAL domain-containing protein, producing the protein MTIWQRVFRRRSQPRHDGQFHETRPSPANGTRARGHGDHELPVLARLTYQIFGFAAAGLAFVAAVMLWVQFHFLDDWALQVARAAMRSAATPARMAIELLDNAQAEKIVTGLLNSGNFVEVVLTNDYDEVMARASTESGVESRMEKLLSLVTDRRRAELELPIELASGQSGLLRGTISIGPYASELMGKLMVGTLVSLVAMILVIVFIHRRGTARLLAGIEQLRRWATERRQRETLRLASRDCYQFEEILELGIEFDETVSLLEKGMRSLAEQQESFERLSITDPMTRLYNRRQLDRIPPMLEGNTHLLVVFLDVDDFKRFNERYGHTVGDRVLRFVADEIMRALGPMRELGGSVFPIRYGGDEFLVVAGAGDLPPDRLRQAVERFHEVASASLMNGISLFGQQIRIGITAGFAIERLGSRRITAMIDDATFAMRLSKARMKGQLCNLSSSGSSAFKKQKLIRRDIESALASTQLFMVYQPIFECSGCNLSGFEALVRWNHPESGQFMPLDFIGFFERGPLAGRAAFKTIELVTGDLARLRAWNLWGPGLRMSFNLSAEQLLTPGLIEHFEACCRQHVIDGRSLQLEITETVEHRDEDEMCVRIQQFHDRGVSIALDDFGAGYSVLNVLLKMPFDKLKLDRSLVDHSIDIRRSTLLLNHLTSMCRDLGVATVCEGVEVEEQFERVRRSGCDEVQGYLFGGPAPIDIVSSYFEGSFQRFVQVA; encoded by the coding sequence GTGACGATCTGGCAAAGGGTATTCCGCAGACGCTCGCAACCCCGCCATGACGGGCAATTCCACGAAACGCGACCTTCTCCGGCGAACGGCACACGGGCGCGCGGCCACGGTGACCACGAGCTCCCCGTACTTGCCAGGCTCACCTATCAGATCTTCGGTTTTGCCGCTGCAGGACTTGCATTCGTCGCTGCTGTCATGCTGTGGGTCCAGTTCCACTTCCTCGATGACTGGGCGTTGCAGGTTGCCCGCGCGGCGATGCGCTCTGCCGCAACGCCTGCGCGAATGGCCATCGAACTGCTCGACAATGCCCAGGCCGAGAAGATCGTCACGGGTCTGCTGAATTCCGGTAATTTCGTCGAGGTGGTCCTGACCAACGACTATGACGAGGTCATGGCGCGGGCCAGCACGGAGTCCGGGGTCGAGAGCCGGATGGAAAAGCTCCTGTCGCTTGTCACGGACCGCAGGAGAGCCGAGCTGGAACTGCCGATCGAACTGGCTTCGGGCCAGAGCGGCCTCCTTCGGGGGACGATCAGCATCGGCCCCTATGCCAGTGAATTGATGGGCAAGCTCATGGTGGGCACGCTGGTATCGCTGGTCGCCATGATTCTGGTCATTGTTTTCATCCATCGTCGAGGAACTGCCCGGCTGCTGGCCGGCATCGAACAGTTGCGCAGGTGGGCAACGGAACGTCGTCAGCGCGAAACGCTTCGGCTGGCTTCCAGGGATTGTTACCAATTCGAAGAAATTCTCGAACTAGGAATTGAATTCGACGAGACTGTCAGCCTGCTGGAGAAGGGCATGCGCAGCCTTGCCGAACAGCAGGAAAGCTTCGAGCGCCTGTCCATCACCGATCCCATGACCCGTCTCTACAACCGTCGCCAGCTCGACCGGATCCCTCCGATGCTCGAGGGCAACACGCACCTGCTGGTGGTCTTCCTCGACGTCGACGATTTCAAGCGTTTCAACGAGCGCTATGGTCATACTGTCGGCGACCGTGTGCTGCGCTTTGTCGCCGATGAAATCATGCGCGCGCTCGGGCCCATGCGGGAGCTGGGCGGCTCCGTGTTCCCGATCCGCTACGGGGGCGATGAATTCCTTGTCGTCGCCGGTGCCGGGGACCTGCCGCCGGACCGTCTGCGGCAGGCTGTCGAACGGTTTCACGAGGTTGCGAGCGCCAGCCTGATGAACGGCATCTCCCTGTTCGGCCAGCAGATCCGGATCGGGATCACGGCGGGGTTTGCGATCGAGCGGCTGGGGTCGCGGCGCATCACGGCGATGATCGATGACGCCACTTTCGCCATGCGCTTGTCGAAGGCCCGCATGAAGGGGCAGCTGTGCAATCTGTCGTCTTCGGGCTCGTCCGCCTTCAAGAAGCAGAAGCTCATTCGAAGGGACATCGAATCGGCTCTGGCGTCCACGCAACTGTTCATGGTCTATCAGCCGATTTTCGAGTGCTCGGGGTGCAACCTGAGCGGTTTCGAGGCTCTCGTGCGCTGGAATCACCCCGAAAGCGGGCAGTTCATGCCACTGGACTTCATCGGCTTCTTCGAGCGCGGGCCGCTTGCCGGCCGGGCCGCGTTCAAGACGATCGAACTGGTGACCGGCGACCTCGCCCGCCTGCGGGCATGGAATCTCTGGGGTCCCGGTCTGCGAATGTCATTCAACCTGAGTGCCGAGCAGTTGCTGACGCCGGGACTCATCGAGCATTTCGAGGCATGCTGCCGCCAGCATGTCATTGATGGCCGCAGTCTCCAGCTGGAGATAACCGAGACCGTTGAACATCGCGACGAGGACGAGATGTGTGTCCGCATCCAGCAGTTTCACGACCGCGGAGTGAGCATTGCCCTCGACGATTTCGGCGCGGGCTATTCCGTGCTCAACGTTCTCCTGAAGATGCCCTTCGACAAGCTGAAACTGGATCGTTCGCTCGTCGACCATTCGATCGACATCCGCCGCTCCACCCTGTTGCTCAACCATCTGACCTCGATGTGCCGTGATCTCGGCGTGGCAACGGTGTGCGAAGGGGTGGAGGTCGAGGAGCAGTTCGAGCGGGTGCGCCGGTCCGGCTGCGACGAGGTCCAGGGCTATCTGTTCGGCGGCCCGGCGCCGATCGATATCGTCAGCAGCTACTTCGAGGGATCATTTCAGCGCTTCGTCCAAGTGGCCTGA
- a CDS encoding transporter substrate-binding domain-containing protein: MMLMTRRAFSLTSVVCAVPLGRKAVAAGGKTLRMRTVNRLPRMSRLGNGIWTGYEIEMARALCEGAGFTLEEVPVPNWTRSIKMMQEGDLDLLTTVSYREERTAFLDYVGPFDIEELVVLVRAENGDATFGSLDAFMVPGRVFQVVAGAAIEPEFDRRMKEDPEFARHFITATAASRPDRWDMMRSTVLRVQRKRIFGAITDWYNYNDIKYDPDRVKYLGSDPVDIVGVTATFAGKPPTYLAASLHVDAATREALHESYERLRSSGEFDRIWKKWFPDRELPPAK, from the coding sequence ATGATGCTCATGACCCGACGTGCATTCTCGCTGACCTCCGTTGTCTGCGCCGTTCCCCTCGGTCGCAAGGCGGTCGCTGCCGGCGGAAAGACCCTGCGCATGCGCACGGTCAACCGGCTGCCGAGAATGTCACGGCTCGGCAACGGGATCTGGACCGGCTATGAGATCGAGATGGCCCGGGCGCTGTGCGAGGGGGCCGGCTTCACGCTGGAGGAAGTACCGGTTCCCAACTGGACCCGTTCCATCAAGATGATGCAGGAGGGCGATCTCGACCTGCTGACGACGGTGTCCTATCGCGAGGAGCGTACCGCCTTTCTCGACTATGTCGGCCCGTTCGACATCGAGGAACTGGTCGTGCTTGTGCGGGCGGAGAACGGCGATGCCACGTTCGGCTCGCTGGATGCATTCATGGTGCCCGGCCGTGTCTTCCAGGTGGTCGCCGGAGCGGCCATCGAGCCGGAATTCGACCGCAGGATGAAAGAGGATCCCGAGTTTGCCCGGCATTTCATCACCGCCACTGCCGCCTCGCGGCCGGATCGCTGGGACATGATGCGCTCCACCGTCCTGCGGGTCCAGCGCAAGCGGATCTTCGGTGCCATCACCGACTGGTACAACTATAACGACATCAAGTACGATCCCGACCGTGTGAAATATCTGGGAAGCGATCCTGTGGACATCGTGGGTGTGACGGCGACCTTTGCCGGAAAGCCGCCCACCTATCTTGCGGCTTCATTGCATGTCGATGCCGCAACGCGCGAAGCTCTGCACGAGTCCTACGAGCGTCTCCGTTCCAGCGGCGAGTTCGACCGGATATGGAAAAAATGGTTTCCCGATCGTGAGCTTCCGCCGGCCAAATGA
- a CDS encoding SDR family oxidoreductase translates to MTAHALKGKTVLIAGGAKNLGGLIARDLAAHGAGAIAIHYNSDSTKDAAEETAAAVREAGAGSAIFQGDLTGAAANERLFADVEAALGRIDIAINTVGMVLKKPMIEVSEAEYDRMAAVNSKSAFFFLKEAGRNLNDNGKIVTVVTSLLGAYTPFYSTYEGMKAPVEHFTRAASKEFGVRGISVNAIGPGPMDTPFFYPAEGADAVQYHKTAAALSAFSSTGLTDIRDIVPWIRLMVSEGWWMTGQTILVNGGYAVK, encoded by the coding sequence ATGACTGCCCATGCCCTCAAAGGGAAAACCGTCCTGATTGCTGGAGGTGCGAAGAATCTCGGTGGATTGATCGCCCGCGATCTGGCGGCTCATGGCGCTGGTGCGATCGCCATCCACTACAACAGCGACAGCACGAAAGATGCTGCCGAGGAAACCGCAGCGGCCGTGCGCGAGGCCGGCGCCGGGAGCGCGATCTTTCAGGGCGACCTGACTGGCGCCGCAGCCAACGAAAGGCTCTTTGCGGATGTCGAGGCGGCACTGGGCAGGATCGATATCGCGATCAACACCGTCGGCATGGTGCTCAAGAAGCCCATGATCGAGGTTTCGGAGGCCGAATATGACCGGATGGCGGCCGTGAACTCGAAATCGGCGTTCTTCTTCCTGAAGGAAGCGGGCAGGAACCTGAACGACAATGGCAAGATCGTGACGGTGGTCACGTCCCTGCTGGGTGCCTACACGCCATTCTATTCGACCTATGAAGGGATGAAGGCGCCGGTCGAGCATTTCACGCGTGCGGCTTCCAAGGAATTCGGCGTGCGGGGTATTTCTGTCAATGCCATCGGTCCCGGCCCGATGGATACGCCGTTCTTCTATCCCGCCGAGGGTGCGGATGCCGTGCAGTACCACAAGACTGCCGCAGCCCTTTCCGCATTCTCTTCGACGGGGCTGACGGACATCCGGGACATCGTGCCTTGGATCCGTCTCATGGTCTCCGAGGGCTGGTGGATGACCGGGCAGACGATCCTCGTCAACGGCGGTTACGCGGTCAAGTGA
- a CDS encoding NAD+ synthase: protein MSEITIATAQINPTVGDLDGNVRLIGETYRQAAEQGADLVIFSEMVVTGYPLEDLVLKPALLRAAAKALEQLAGLTGNGNPAMIVGSPVAMPHSTRPTNNAVLLAEGLIRASHAKHALPNYGVFDELRVFAQGPMPGPMPLTLRDGSRIRLGVMVCEDMWIEDVAEALEESGAEILVVINGSPFETSKQDVRIQKALNRVVETGLPLVYVNQVGGQDELVFDGASFALGHDRRLVAQAPWFEPALQLTRWSNDGGQWVGTANGPQAEPPSEIESIYRAMVLGLRDYVAKNRFPGVVLGLSGGVDSALSAAVAVDALGADKVHAVMMPSRYTSKESLEDATGCARYLDIRLDEIAIEPAVDAFSGMLASVFENRAADTTEENIQSRIRGVILMGISNKLGSMLLTTGNKSEMSVGYATLYGDMCGGYSVLKDVYKMTVFELCRYRNRHRPHGCFGPQGPVMPQRVIDKPPSAELRADQKDEDSLPPYEVLDAILQGLVEDDLSPAELVEKGFAPERVIQVSNLLDLAEYKRRQAPPGVKITQKAFGRDRRYPITNHFRRMGLKAAEPT from the coding sequence TTGAGCGAGATCACCATTGCCACCGCCCAGATCAATCCGACCGTCGGCGATCTCGACGGCAATGTCAGGCTGATCGGGGAAACCTATCGCCAGGCGGCGGAGCAGGGTGCCGATCTGGTGATATTCTCCGAGATGGTGGTGACCGGCTATCCGCTGGAGGATCTCGTCCTCAAGCCGGCCCTGCTGCGCGCGGCTGCGAAGGCCCTGGAACAGCTGGCCGGACTGACAGGCAACGGCAACCCGGCCATGATCGTCGGGTCGCCCGTGGCCATGCCCCACTCCACCCGGCCCACCAACAATGCGGTGCTGCTTGCCGAGGGACTCATCCGTGCGAGCCATGCCAAGCATGCCCTGCCCAATTACGGCGTCTTCGACGAGCTCCGGGTATTCGCCCAGGGTCCCATGCCCGGACCGATGCCGCTCACCCTGCGCGATGGATCACGCATCCGCCTGGGTGTCATGGTCTGCGAGGACATGTGGATCGAGGATGTCGCCGAGGCACTGGAGGAAAGCGGGGCCGAGATCCTTGTCGTCATCAACGGTTCGCCATTCGAGACCTCCAAGCAGGATGTGCGCATCCAGAAGGCGCTCAACCGGGTCGTCGAGACCGGCCTGCCGCTTGTCTACGTCAACCAGGTGGGGGGGCAGGACGAACTCGTGTTCGATGGCGCCTCCTTCGCGCTCGGTCACGATCGCAGGCTCGTCGCCCAGGCACCATGGTTCGAGCCGGCCCTCCAGTTGACCCGCTGGAGCAACGATGGCGGACAGTGGGTGGGAACGGCCAACGGCCCGCAGGCGGAGCCGCCGAGCGAAATCGAATCGATCTACCGGGCCATGGTCCTGGGGCTTCGCGATTACGTCGCCAAGAACCGTTTCCCGGGCGTCGTTCTGGGCCTGTCGGGTGGTGTCGACTCGGCGCTGTCAGCAGCTGTTGCCGTCGATGCGCTGGGAGCGGACAAGGTTCATGCGGTGATGATGCCTTCACGCTACACGTCGAAGGAGAGCCTTGAAGATGCCACCGGATGTGCCCGATATCTCGACATCCGTCTCGACGAGATTGCCATTGAGCCGGCAGTGGATGCCTTTTCGGGAATGCTGGCTTCCGTATTCGAAAATCGGGCAGCCGACACCACCGAGGAAAATATCCAGTCCCGCATTCGTGGTGTCATCCTGATGGGGATATCCAACAAACTGGGATCGATGCTGCTCACGACCGGCAACAAATCCGAGATGTCGGTGGGTTATGCCACATTGTATGGCGATATGTGCGGCGGATATTCCGTATTGAAGGATGTCTACAAAATGACAGTCTTCGAGCTGTGCCGCTACCGCAACCGGCACCGCCCGCACGGCTGCTTCGGCCCGCAGGGGCCGGTCATGCCGCAACGGGTGATCGACAAGCCGCCTTCGGCGGAACTGCGCGCCGACCAGAAGGACGAGGACTCGCTGCCACCCTACGAAGTGCTCGACGCCATTTTGCAGGGGCTCGTCGAGGACGACCTTTCTCCAGCGGAACTGGTGGAAAAGGGCTTTGCGCCCGAACGCGTCATCCAGGTCTCCAACCTGCTCGATCTGGCCGAATACAAGCGCCGTCAGGCTCCGCCCGGCGTGAAGATCACGCAGAAGGCCTTCGGCCGCGACCGCCGCTATCCGATCACCAACCACTTCCGCCGGATGGGCCTGAAGGCAGCCGAACCGACATGA